One stretch of Microcebus murinus isolate Inina chromosome 12, M.murinus_Inina_mat1.0, whole genome shotgun sequence DNA includes these proteins:
- the LOC142874266 gene encoding protein GVQW3-like: protein MTERVEQRICIKFCVKLQHSSAETIRMIQKAFGVNAMSAAQIKVWHKRFKDGRESVESDPRSGRPATSRTAENVERVRAAINKDQRLTVRELEADLGIPKTTVSEILTQDLGMKHVVAKCVPQLLLPEQKEHCASFAKDLLQTATNEPDLLKKVITRDGSWVYGYDPKTKTQLSQWKSPGPPRRKKARQGDSKIKTMLTGFFDWEGVAHHKYAPPGQTINKEYYLNVLRRLRDAMPRKQPQLCATGDWQLHHSNTPAHISHLVQSFLVKHEVTQVTQSAYSPDLVPCDFWLFPKLKSPLKGKRFQTADEIQENTTRQLTTIPTQDFVE from the coding sequence atgactgaacGAGTAGAGCAacgaatctgcatcaaattttgcgttAAGCTTCAACATTCCTCTGCAGAAACTattcggatgattcagaaggctttcggggtcaatgcaatgagtgcagcacaaataaaagtgtggcacaaacgcttcaaagatggtcgagaatctgttgaaagtgatccacgttctggaaggcctgcaacaagcagaacagctgagaatgttgaacgtgtTCGGGCTGCAATCAACAAAGATCAGCGACTGACAGTACGAGAACTAGAAGCTGATCTGGGGATTCCAAAAACTACTGTGTCAGAGATTTTGACGCAGGATCTTGGCATGAAACATGTTGTGGCAAAATGCGTTCCACAGCTTCTACTACCAGAGCAGAAGGAACATTGTGCTTCATTTGCTAAGGACTTGCTTCAGACTGCTACTAATGAACCAGATTTACTCAAGAAGGTCATAACCAGGGATGGATCATGGGTCTATGGCTATGATCCGAAAACGAAGACCCAGTTGTCTCAATGGAAGTCACCTGGTCCTCCACGCCGCAAAAAGGCACGACAAGGTGACAGCAAGATTAAGACCATGTTAACTGGGTTTTTTGACTGGGAAGGTGTTGCCCATCACAAGTACGCTCCTCCAGGCCAAACAATTAACAAGGAGTACTACCTCAATGTTCTTCGTCGGTTGAGAGATGCAATGCCACGAAAACAGCCACAGCTGTGTGCCACTGGTGATTGGCAGCTTCATCACAGCAACACGCCTGCCCATATATCACATCTTGTGCAGAGTTTTTTGGTGAAACATGAAGTCACCCAGGTGACTCAGTCTGCCTACAGCCCAGATTTGGTGCCCTGTGACTTCTGGCTTTTCCCAAAACTAAAATCACCTTTGAAAGGGAAGAGATTTCAGACTGCTGACgagattcaggaaaatacaaCGAGGCAGCTGACGACGATTCCAACACAGGATTTTGTAGAGTGA